GTTGTGTGAAAAAATAAACCCGCACAGTTTCGGACAAGTGCGGGTTTAAACAAATTAAAAGCTAAAAACTATCGTGATATTAGAAGCAGTAAGTGTTTTCTGCTACTAATTTATCTGCAATTTTATCTCTCAACGCTACTACGTTTGGAAGATTAGTATATTTTGTGAAACGTTTAAGTCCCATTAACATCATACGTTGTTCATCTCCTTCAGAGAATGACGCAATTCCTTCTTTTCCTCTTAAGTTTACAATATCTACGGCTTTGTACAAGTATAATTTTGCCATTGCAATCTGCTCTTGTACTTTATCTTCACCTTGAGATTTTGCTAATTTCTCAGTTCTCAAGATTGTACTTTCAGCCATGTAGATTTCGATTAAGATATCAGCCGCTGCCATTAATAACTGTTGGTGAGAATCTAATTCTGGACCGTATTTTTGAACAGCGCTTCCAGCAACCATTAAGAAAACTTTCTTTAAGTTGGCTATAATTGTTTTTTCTTCAGAGAATAATTCTGAGAAATCTGGAGTATCAAAAGATGGAATTCCCATTAATTCTTCTTGAACTTTCATTGCTGGTCCAAGTAAATCAACGTGTCCTTTCATTGCTTTTTTGATCAGCATTCCTACAGAAAGCATTCTGTTGATTTCGTTTGTACCTTCGTAGATACGCGCGATACGAGCATCTCTCCAAGCACTTTCCATCGGAGTATCTTCAGAGAATCCCATTCCACCGAAAACCTGAATTCCTTCGTCAGAACAGTTTTGAACATCCTCAGAAACCGCTACTTTCAAGATAGAACACTCGATAGCGTATTCTTCAACACCTTTTAATTCTGCTTCTTGGTGAGAAGTTCCTTCTGCTTCACGAGCTGCGATTCTGTCTTCGATGTCTTTTGCAGCACGGTAAGAAGCACTTTCTCCAGCGTAAGCATTTGTTGCCATTTCAGCCAATTTAGAACGGATAGCTCCAAAAGATGAAATAGAAGTATTGAACTGAATTCTTTCATTAGCATATTTTACAGCTCCAGAAGTCACTCTTCTTTGTGCATCAAGACAAGCAGCTGCCAATTTAATACGTCCAACATTTAAAGCATTCATTGCGATTTTGAAACCGTTTCCTCTTTCAGATAACATGTTTTCAACCGGAACTTTTGTTTCGTTGAAGAAAACCTGACGAGTAGAAGAAGCACGGATTCCTAATTTATGCTCTTCTTCATTCATAGAAATTCCGTTTGAGGGATCATTTTCTACGATGAAACCTGTAATATTTTTATCATCTCCAATACGAGCAAAAACGATGAACAAGCTGCAGAAACCTGCATTCGAAATCCACATTTTTTGACCTGTAATAGAGTAGTATTTTCCATCTTCAGATAAAACTGCTTTTGTTTTTCCTGAGTTAGCATCAGATCCTGCGCCTGGCTCTGTTAAACAATAAGCACCAAACCATTCTCCAGAAGCTAATTTCGGAACGTATTTTTTCTTTTGTTCCTCAGTTCCGTAAAGTGTAATTGGCATAGTTCCAATTCCGGTATGAGCACCAAAAGCTGTAGAGAAAGAACCTGTTGCTCCAGAAATGTAATCGCAAACTAACATTGTAGAAACGAATCCCATTCCTAATCCGCCGTATTCTTCTGGAACCGCAACTCCTAAAAGTCCCAATTCACCAGCTTTACGCATAGAAGCTTCCGTATACGCGTAATCTTTCTTTTCAAAACGATCTTTATGCGCCCATAATTCTTTGTCTACGAACTCTTTTACAGAGTCACGCATCATTAACTGCTCTTCTGAGAAATCTTCTGGTGTAAAGATATCCTCGCATTTTGTTTCTTTAACCAAAAACTGACCGCCACGAGTCACGTTTTTTTCGATTGTATCTGCCATTTTGTTTTTGTTTTTTATGAAAGAAAATAGAATATAGAGTATAGAAAATAGACTTTTACTTTAGTCCGTTTTGAAAACCCATTGTCATTCTTTGGAATTCTTCTATTTTAATTTCTAATTGGTTAAATTGTATCTCGTTTATATATTTTCTATGTTTAGCAATCAATAATTGTGTAATTAGTTCAAATGAAGAGCCAAGAGAGATGTCTAAAAAGTGACTAAAAGACTTATCAGTTCTTGAAGATCCTTCAGCAATATTACTAGGCATCGAAACCGAACATCTGCTTATTTGAGAACTTAAATCGTATCGTTCATGTTTTGGAAATTCTATTAATATGTCTGAAATTTCATTGGCAATTGCTATTCCGATCTTCCAAATCTTTAAGTTCTTATAATTATGTCTCATGTTTTTTTGAGTTCAAGGTAAGAAAATAAAAAGTAAGAATTTTACTATTTTATTTGTTTTCGAAACTTTTTATCATTCCAAAAAGTATATCTCTTTCTTATCAAGAAAACATCTATTCTCTTTATTCTATATTCTATTCTCTTTTTAAAGAACTTCGTAAATCCCCGCACTTCCTTGCCCAGTACCTACGCACATAGAAACAATTCCGTATTTATTACCTCTGCGTTTCATCTCATCAAATAACTGAACAGAAAGTTTAGCGCCAGTACAACCTAGAGGATGTCCTAAAGAAATTGCTCCACCGTTTACGTTTACGATATCTGGGTTTAAGCCTAATTCACGAGTTACAGCTAAAGCTTGAGAAGCAAAAGCCTCGTTTAATTCGATTAATTCGATATCGTTTAATGTTAATCCTGCTTGTTTTAAGGCTTTCGGAATTGCTTTCAC
This is a stretch of genomic DNA from Flavobacterium endoglycinae. It encodes these proteins:
- a CDS encoding acyl-CoA dehydrogenase family protein; translation: MADTIEKNVTRGGQFLVKETKCEDIFTPEDFSEEQLMMRDSVKEFVDKELWAHKDRFEKKDYAYTEASMRKAGELGLLGVAVPEEYGGLGMGFVSTMLVCDYISGATGSFSTAFGAHTGIGTMPITLYGTEEQKKKYVPKLASGEWFGAYCLTEPGAGSDANSGKTKAVLSEDGKYYSITGQKMWISNAGFCSLFIVFARIGDDKNITGFIVENDPSNGISMNEEEHKLGIRASSTRQVFFNETKVPVENMLSERGNGFKIAMNALNVGRIKLAAACLDAQRRVTSGAVKYANERIQFNTSISSFGAIRSKLAEMATNAYAGESASYRAAKDIEDRIAAREAEGTSHQEAELKGVEEYAIECSILKVAVSEDVQNCSDEGIQVFGGMGFSEDTPMESAWRDARIARIYEGTNEINRMLSVGMLIKKAMKGHVDLLGPAMKVQEELMGIPSFDTPDFSELFSEEKTIIANLKKVFLMVAGSAVQKYGPELDSHQQLLMAAADILIEIYMAESTILRTEKLAKSQGEDKVQEQIAMAKLYLYKAVDIVNLRGKEGIASFSEGDEQRMMLMGLKRFTKYTNLPNVVALRDKIADKLVAENTYCF
- a CDS encoding four helix bundle protein; translated protein: MRHNYKNLKIWKIGIAIANEISDILIEFPKHERYDLSSQISRCSVSMPSNIAEGSSRTDKSFSHFLDISLGSSFELITQLLIAKHRKYINEIQFNQLEIKIEEFQRMTMGFQNGLK